From Solidesulfovibrio carbinoliphilus subsp. oakridgensis, the proteins below share one genomic window:
- a CDS encoding CerR family C-terminal domain-containing protein, whose product MTTNGREDETRMRLIEAAGEIFSCKGFQAATVREITKLAQANLAAIHYHFGSKDRLYLAVLEHAHAAANRKYPPDMGLADGAPAEVRLYAYVRALLLRLADKGRHAWLFRLMAREMAEPSPSLAAVVERCLAPANAVLRGIVAELLGPAAEPLIVARCAQSIVGQCRHFSLDRPVLTRLYPDCDPGQGGVEAVALHVTRFSLAALGGPGAWEFTPPMLEPIPGDAS is encoded by the coding sequence ATGACCACCAACGGTCGCGAGGACGAGACCCGGATGCGGCTGATCGAGGCCGCGGGCGAAATTTTCTCCTGCAAGGGATTTCAGGCCGCCACCGTCCGTGAGATAACCAAGCTGGCCCAGGCCAATCTGGCCGCCATCCACTACCATTTCGGCAGCAAGGACCGCCTCTACCTGGCCGTCCTCGAACACGCCCACGCCGCGGCCAACCGCAAGTATCCCCCGGACATGGGACTCGCCGACGGGGCCCCGGCAGAGGTCCGGCTCTACGCCTACGTCCGGGCCCTGCTCCTGCGTCTGGCCGACAAGGGCCGGCATGCCTGGCTCTTTCGCCTCATGGCCCGGGAGATGGCCGAGCCTTCGCCAAGCCTGGCCGCCGTGGTCGAGCGGTGCCTGGCCCCGGCCAACGCCGTGCTGCGCGGCATCGTGGCCGAACTGCTCGGCCCGGCCGCCGAGCCCCTGATCGTGGCCCGGTGCGCCCAGAGCATCGTCGGCCAGTGCCGCCACTTTTCCCTGGACCGGCCGGTGCTCACCCGCCTCTACCCGGACTGCGATCCGGGCCAGGGGGGCGTCGAGGCCGTGGCCCTGCACGTCACGCGTTTTTCCCTGGCCGCCCTTGGCGGTCCGGGCGCCTGGGAATTCACTCCCCCAATGCTGGAACCCATTCCTGGAGACGCCTCGTGA